The genomic window GAACACGGTCTCCGGGTCGGAGGTGGGGATGACGGCCCTGAGGGAGTCCTCGCGAAGGGTGGCCGGGCAGGTTTGACGGTACTCGAGCGCACCCGGGACCGCGCTGCGGTACTCGGGCGAGGAGCACGGGCCGGTGATCTCCCACGGCTTCTTGAAGAACTTGCGGAATGTCTGGATCAGTGACTTGCCGGCGCCGGCAGCGGAGGAGGCCATCGGGGGCGGTGCGGTGGCTACGGCCCGACGGGAAGGGGGAGGTGGGGAACGGGGGAGATCGGCAGATGCGGGAAACGGGCTGTTCAGCGACGGTGAAGACCGAAGAAACCTGGATTTAGCTATGGCTGCACTGCACAACGTGGCCTGATCTGGACCGTCTGACCGGGAAGAAGGCCGAAGAAAAGAGCAcagtggtggaaaggaaggagaaATTATCGATGCAAACCAAAGTTTTTTTTTAGAATAATGCAAACCAAAGTTATGGTGAATGGATCAATAGAACTATGTTTACTTGTTGTTTTTTGCGGGGaaccaaatttagttttgaaaaaaaaaactcaaaaaattcAGTATGTTGAAGAAATGGTTTTTTATTGACATGtaaattttcttttttctttttgcaggAAGACGTGTAAAATTTCAAGTTCAAACATAAGTTCAAGCTCTAGTTGATAAGTATTTGGGGCTGCCAATGGCCATTGGTTGCTCGTCCGATATTTAATTTGAACACATTGCCACTAGTATCCGTAAACTAGTAAATGGGTACGTTCCCAAACTTCTGAGCACCGCAACAAGGGAAGTTCTGATCAAAGCGGTTTGTCAGGCAATTCCCACAGATTCCATGAGTTGTTTCAGGTTGTTCAAAAAACTATGTAAGAAGTTGACTGATATAGTGGCTCGATTCTTCTGGGGTAGAGATGAAAACCGAAGGAAGCTACATTAGAAAAAATGGAGAGATATAGCTATACCAAAAGGAGATGGAGGCATGGGCTTTTAGGGATTTTGAAATGTTCAATCAGGCTATGCTTGCAAAACGGGGCTGGAGGTTGATTACCACACCGGAATCGTTGTGTGCTAGAATTCCTAAGGGCAAGTATTCATGATCATGACTTTATGTTAGCCAAGAACAAGAGAGGGTCATCACATATTTGGAGGGCAATTCTCCATGGTAGAGAGGCACTAAAACTGGGATTGGTGAAGAGGGTTGGAGATGGCTCTTCTACTCGGCCTTGGGAAGATCCATGGATTCCATCCGATTATGGTTTCAAACCTGTTGTGAAGCTCCCTGGTGCAGCCATGAACAGAGTACAAGAACTGGTAGATGAAGACAGTGGGGCATGAAATATCAATATGATAAAAATGCATTTTGTTGAACCTGATGTGAGTGCAATCTATAGGATCCCCCTCGGTCGTTTCACTGAGGACTCATGGGCGTGGCACTTTGAAAAGCATGGGAATTTCACACTAAGGTCAGCATACATAGAGCTAGTAGCTAAATGCCATCAAAGACTCCAGCCGAGTTCCAGCAGTAGTCAAGCAAAAAAATGGTAGAAAATGTGGAAACTTGAAGTTCCTCCAAAGGCTAGGAATTTCTGGTGGCGTATTTGTCATGATTTCATTCCCTGTCGTGCAGTGCTGAAGCCAAGACATATGGAGGAAATTGACTTCTGTGAAAGTCATGGGCAGCCGGAAACTTCGATGCATGCAATTTTTTACTGCACTTGGGCTCGGAGTTTTTGGGACGAGATGAAAATTCTAACGGGCGTTAAAATTCCCAAACTTCACTCGCAGTCATGGACACTTGATCTAGTTGATGGAACCAACTTTTCTTACGCGGGATGCTTGCATTATTTGTTGTGGTGCGTGGGCAATATGGACTGAGCGAAATGCAAGAAGACATGGGGAGGCTGGATGTACCATAGCTCAATCTGTCAAATGGGTTAGTGATACAATGATGGATTTGGCTATGGCAGGAAAAGAAACCATAGTTAAGCCGCCGAAGGTGAAAGCTAAATGGTCACCACCTGAAAATGGAGTGATCAAGGTGAATGTTGATGCCTCCTTTGATGAGAATACCAATCAAGGATCTTCCGGGGCTAGTGATCCGTGATAGTTGTGGCAATCTCCTACTTGCACAAGCCCTCTGGTATGAGTTTGCAGCAAGCTCGACGGCAATGGAAGCGGAGGTGGTTTGGGATGGGGTGCGAATGGCCCTGGAGAGAGGCTTTCGTAGAGTTGTCGTCGAGAGCGACGTTCAAGCAATCATAAAGCTGCGGGAGACAGAAGATTTGGATAGTGCTGAGATTGCTGGTGTTCTCCATGAGATCAGAGAGCTGAGTGCACACTTTGAGAGTTTTAGGCTAATGTTCGTACAAAGAGGCGCTAATGAGGCGGCTCACTTATGTGCGAAGCAGGCGACAAATGTTAGGAGGAGATGCTTATGGCTTAATTGCATACCAGTATTCCTAACGAACATGTTGTATCGTGATTGTATGCCTGATTAGTTAGCAATAAAACTCTTTTACTTGCAAAAAACATAAATTCATTTACGACATATGAAAAAACAAATTCAAGAATAATTAGTGTTAATAGAAGATCACCCTTTTTAAATGTTGGTAATTTTGGAAAAGTTTCAAACATGTTTTTCATGATTTTTTCATTGTAATTGCATTACATCGAATattcttttgaagaaaaacgctaGACATGAAAATCATGCACGAGTTTCATTTTTTAAAGAAAATAAATGAATTCTCCGAGCAACCATAAAAAAGTTAAGtcaacaacaagcacacaaaagCATATGCATGCTCTGCCGCATGGTTTCTATTTAgcattttatttttaaaattattcACCCATGGACTCTTTTGTCTCATTGTTTCCTGGTTTTAGTGAAGTGGACGCGGTGCGAGATCCATCAAAGATTATGCAAAATGTATCTCGAAGCTCATACCCTTGGGAGGCTAATCTCTGCTAGGAAGGTGGAGGCCAACGAATGGCCTCACGACAAGGAATGCCTCACCTGGTTCTTTGAGTGCTCATGCCATCGAAAGCTCGAACACCCTTCACTAGTGATAGTTCTTGGGGCAAACCACAAACCCTCATAAATGTTTCCACGAAACAAATCCATTACTTGGAAGCCCCCGGGCATCACCAATCTGCCTTGATTTCCCATGAATCCAAGtataacaaatcacacaaagcactTGGCCGATGCAATTTGGTGCAAACACATATTCATATTTTCTCTTTGCTTTCCTCTATAGATTTTTGAGTTTATCTGATTAGAGGGTGGGATGGAGAGTGAAAGCTTGGAAGTCCTCAACAATGATGGGGCTTGAGATCTGGTCGACAACCAACTTTTGGTGAAGAATGGGGGTATTTCTATGGCCCCACAAAAATCTACCCGTTATACAAAGTTTCTATGGTACCTGGAAAGTACGAAACTTCTAGGGTCCGGAGCCTCCAAGTTATATCCGAGAACTACTTCGGGTCCAAAGCCTCAAAATCAAATAGGCTCTGCCTTCGATGGAGCGAACAGTCGTCAACACCCTTGGTAGGGTGGTGAACATGGTTGGAAGTACCAGAGAGAAGCCCACAcacacagtttacccaggttcgggccaacGATGATGAGTAATACCCTACATCTTGCTTCGTGTTGTTATTCGTGGTGGATATATCTCGTGTGAGGCATTACTATGGGGTGTATGAATTACTACCAGGAGTCTAGTATGTGGGAGTAGATAGATCTGAGAGCATCGTAGCCCTTCACTAATATACACGGTGAGGGCTAGGGTTTTACAAGGATAGATCTCATCTTGAATGCCACCATGATGACTTTGGAAGCCAAGATGGTCCTCAGGGTGCAAGCCTACCCCTTGGGGCTCCCTTCTGTCCCTAGCTTTTAGATGGGCCTCCAGGACCCCTGGACATGCCCTCTGTCAGGCTCCCTTGAGAAAGGCCACCCGTGCCATGTGGCACCGTCAGTAGCTCCCGAGTTTGTCTGAAGTTTGAGTCCCTTTTGATTTTGAGAACCCGGGAGGGCTCCTGGTCTTGATTGTCAAATAATGGGAGCTTGGCTTAGTGGGCCCGTAGGGGCCCCGTCCGTCCAGGAGCCTCTTTACGAAATATTGCCGCCTCCTGGAGCTCTCCTACCCCGGGATCACAGGGAGTGTTCGGTTCCTCTCAGCTCCTCTAACTCCGCTCCCGGAGCGGACCAGACTGCAGCTCACTTTGACGGAGCTGCCAAAACCAAGCTCCACAACTCCAGGGGGTGAAGAGATTCCAAACAGGGCCATAATCTTCTCCTCACGAGCTCGTGGTGAGAACCCTCGGTCCTGCAGTCTCCACATGGTGGCAGGCTTTGTGTCAATACTTGAAAGAGGCGTGGTTGTCGGCAGGACCAACAAAGGGCCTGGGCGGCGGTCCTGCCCAGCTACGACTGCCGATGTCTGTCTCCATTGCCAACGTCCTATGCGTCCCCGTCGGACGAAAGCTAGTACTATAAGCACGAAAAAAGAACGTCGTAGAGTTCGAACAAGGTGCGTAtccgctaagagcatctccactcgccccCCAATAGGCCCCCCAGGGCGCCTTTTTAGCGCCGACGGCGAAAAataggcccagtcgcgcccccaacgCCTCATTTATCGCCGGTTTGGGCCAAAATAACAGTCGGGGAACCCGAGCCGAACCCAGCCCCCCGGGGGGCACCTGGAGGCACCGCTCGAAGCGAAAAGGCGCGTGTGGGTACGCCCCCCTCGCCTGACTACTCCGATGGCAACGCGCATGGCGGTTTCAACCGCAACATCACCTTTCCGCATGGCGCGCCTCAGCGTTCCTCCCCCTCCGGCTTCAACCCTGACCTGTTCACTCCCTCCCCCGCATTCAACGCCGGTCTCAACACCCAGTATAGCTACTGGCAGCCGGCGTACTCATCAGCCTCACCCTACACCGCCTCTGCACCGGGGCTCCATACCCTTTGCACCCGGCTCGGCGCCACAGTTCAGCCACACCCGACGCCGACATGGACAAGATCATCACGAGCGGTTCGGTCGCCGCCACTTCTTGCGCCGGGTTTGGAGCACAAGACGAAACGATGGACACCATCGTCGATGTGGACGATGAGCCCGATGAcgctgaggaggaggtggaggaggaagaacGGGCGGAGGCGGAGCCTGAACCAGCGGcgaaaaggaagaaggaagaagcgGGGGCCCAACGCCAGGCCGGGCGAACCTTGCCTCAAGTTGACGTCCAAGGAAGACAAGTGCCTCGCTGAAGCGTGGTAGACCGTCAGCATCGACCCGATCACCGGCTCGAATCAGAATGGCGACACGTACTGGATAAGGATCAAGATGTCGTTTGACGGGCGCAAATTGGTCGACCCCGACTTCACCAACATCCACATGGACCACGGCAAGAAGGCCATGGCCAATCACTACGCGACAATCCAGACGGTGTGCAACAAGTGGCATGGGATCGTCGATGAGGTCGTGGCTCACCCGGAAAGTGGCGCCGACGTCGAGGGTCAGGTATGACCATACTTCCCCGGCCCAGGTTCATCGCCGTGTACACTTCGTCAACACGTTCTGTCCTCGGCTGCGCAGATGGTTCGGATGTTCAACATGTTTCGCAAGGACAACGCCGACcaagagttcaagttccttcacgtGTTCTCCAGGTTCAAGTCGTGCGAGAAGTGGAGGGAGGTCCGACTCActctcgccaaggccaaggaggccTACAAGTCGGACGCGCCTGCCCCGGCGGTGGCGGAAGGGCGGCCTGATGGCAACAAGAGAGCCAAAGCGGCGAGGGACATGGCGCCTGCTGCCAAACGACTGCAATCTTCGATCGAGCAGTGCATCACCGACGCCAAGAACATCGCCGCTAAGAGGGAGGAGAAATCTGATGCGAGGTGGTCGACGTTGATGACgagcagcgccgtcaagctcgGCCTTCTCAAGACCAACGTCGCGGCGAAGAAGAGAAACACCGACCTGGCGTTCTTGATGGCGGCAGACATGTTGATGATGGACGAGCAAGtgaaggcgtggtacctggccgaGCGCGGCATCATCCTGAACTAGATGCCCGCCACTCCTACGCCCACGACGACGACACCAATGACGACGCCCAGCCCGAGAAAATGAAGCGGTGCTGACGCCGACGACCAGCCCGAGCACAGAAGCCACGCCGATGCTGAGCCCGACTACACCCACGCCGACCCCGACCAGTCCCGTGGCGGAGGAGCCTGTTGTTTGAGATGCGTTCCATGTCTATGATTCCTTCCTTTTGATTGCGGAACTTTTGGGTGTGTTTGATGGCCAAACTGTGGCATGATGGTCGCCGGCTTGTGGCCTGATGATCGCCGACTTGTGGCATGAGATGATCGCCAAACTTGTGGCGCTTTTTGGCAGCGGAAAGGACAAGTTTAAATTTTATTGGCGTCTGGGACCGAAACCTGGGGGCACGGCTAAAAACTCGAGCACCCACAGGACGAAAAAACCGTCGGCGCAAACGCCAAAAGCTTATCGTCGGGTGGGTTGAGGCCAAACGGCtggagagcatctccaacagccgcgcttcgCGCTGCGCGCAAAAAACCTGTTTGCCGCGTGCACTTCGGCCGGTTTAGCGCGGccgccagcgctggctccagcagccgcgctataatgcagcgcgcgcgccgctccagcaacACGCAAAAATACAGTGCGCGCAGCATGCACAAACCACATATACATTCTAAAAAAGAGGAGCAAAAATgatcaaacaaacaaaataaatcaacaataaatagttcaatttcgttatcattacaactcaaacaaatagtttatcgttcaatacaacaaatagttcatgaacaatacaatgtcgaatgcagaaatcatgctctttgtcgtccatgccatgcccaccactcttcaatcagatcattctgaagTTCATTGTGCGTCGTGGGAtgccgaatggcatgataggaggcaataaAACGGGCTACCTTTTCAGCCCTCCGttgcactcgcacgggatgtcccaagagctcatactgtgagtagtctaaatcttggccacgctcattctcgatgatcatgttgtgcatgatcacacaagcgtgcatgatgtaccaaagcattttttgatcccaaaatctagccggtcctctcctctcacaatagcaaattaggcttgcaaaatcccaaatgctctctccacatcttttctagccgccgcctgagcattgtggaaatcaagatttttcttatcttccggctttttcaacggcttcacaaaggtttgccattttggatagatgccatccgctagataatagccatagttgtacgtacgaccatttgctacaaactgcaccggtggaaactcaccgtttgcaatcttattcatcagtggtgaccggttgacaacattaATGTCagtcaaagatccaggcattccaaagaatgcatgccaaatccaagtctcctaatcggccaccgcttcaaggattatagtggaaccctctttttggccgtggaattgcccatgccatgcctttggacaattcttccaactccaatgcatgcaatctattgagccaagcatgccagaAAAGTCGCGCgctttgttcatcgccaatagccttgcgGTGTCTTCAGcagtgggagatctcaaatactcctcgccaaacacttgcacaattctcACTGCAAAGCGCTTGACACGCATGATGGCTTGtctctcacccatagccaagtgatcatcaactagatcagtcgggataccgtatgccaacatacgcaaagcggctgtcacctttagaaaggtgctatgcccgagctctccggcggcattcctcctttgctggaaaaaccggtcatggctcgctagtttctctgcaatgcgcctaaACAAGTCgatgctcatcctaaaccggcgacgaaaatacgactccgggtatgtgggattctccacgaaatagttcttcatcaatctgttatgggcatcaATCCTATCTTTCCAAATTTTCTCCcaacccataaccgaaccaccgtgcttcgattttttattgatatgcatagctatgatcattgcaagatcctcctcctcttccatatcaaattcttcttcggaagaatcatacgacgaactcatctacaatgttcattactatactataaaaactacaattcaaaacatgcaccaaattcatgaagtttgagcaatacataccttgtaggcgttttgtcgaacaccttgcgggcgcggcACGGCAGCGAGCGCTCGGGCGCTGTTCCTCGGACGACAGAGGCGCGCGAGGGCCGGCGGGACTAGGAGGGGATGCAGCGgaagcgcggcggcgcggggatacGCCGGGGAAGCGCCTGAACGGTCGCcgggggcgcgggcggcgacgATGGCGCGGCCGGATGGGGGTGGAAGTGGgagcgcgagcgctcgagtgtgccgcgcgcggtAGCGGGCGCCCGAAATACACCACGCGCGGGATAATGCTTCCGACCGCGCGCCCAACTCACTATAGCGCGCGCGCCGTTTTTTCGCACCCGTTGAAGCGACCCGCcacgttgcgcgcgcgctaaaacggaCTAATTTACGGCTcggcgctagtttagcgcggctgttggagatgctctaatgcacACGGGCTCACCGCACACGGCCCGTCGCCCTACTAGTCGCCCACACACACCGGCCGGAAAGAGGCCGGCACGGCTCACATCGCTGTCCAACGATCGGATGTTATACGGGGGACCCGCATGTAAGCGAGGTAACACGGATCATATTCCGATTCCCAAGTACTCCTGCTGTCCTACATAATCCCGGTAATACTAGCTGTTCATCCCAAAGAGCTTATCCCCCGAATATTCCGTCAACGTCGGAGTGCAGTACCATTGGTGGGTGTATATACGTCCCCGTCACGGGCGCCAGAAgataaaaaaaggaagaagaggatgatACGTAACGGCGTGACGGAAAGAAAAAGCGGGAGCGAATAGACAGAGAGGGGGCCCGGCCGtcacgtcgtcttcctcctcgctccattaGAACCGAGCTCTCGGGTCTCCGCCGCTGCTCGCCTCCCACTGTTATCGGAACCGCAGCGGACGAAGCAGCGGCACTATGCGCCCGTCCCTCTGTAAGCTCCCCTCCCCCGTCTCCGATTAGCTGGCCTTCCCCCCGATACTTCCCCGCCGCGCCGATCTGTCGAGCGGAGCCCGTCGAGTTGTTTATCCTCTTTTTCCTCCTGTACGACTCTGATTCTTTTTCTGATACCATACGCGCGGTTGAGCGATAAATTGGGAAGTGGCGATGTTCAGGCACGAATTGAGGTGATTCTTGATGCGGCAATTAGGCAATGGCTGTTATTATTAGGCAATGGATGATTAAGATTTAGGACTATAGAAGTTTGTGCTAGCTAGATTTGGGTGGGCGGCAACTAGCCAATGAACTTGCTGTGGGGTTGCTTACCTATTGCTAGTCCGCGCGATTCTGTACAATTTCTGCACTGTTAGTGGTAGGCTGCTAGTTGGAAgaggagccttggcgcagtggtaaaagctgctgccttgtgaccatgatgtcacaggttcaagtcctggaaacagcctcttacagcaatgtagggaaaggctgcgtacaatagacccatagtggtcggacccttccccggaccctgtgcaagcgggagctacatgcaccgggctgcccttttttagTGGTAGACTGCTAGTTCCTCTTTCTGTGGTCAAGGGAATCGTTGGTAGTGCTTTGTTAGGTGCATTACTATTTTTAGTTAGTTATTATGCATGTTTAGTGCTTTATTTTTGTGGGGAAACTGTTGCTTGGTTGGGCAAATTGGACCAGGGTGCTCATATTTAGACTGCAGGAGAAGATATGTAGACAAGTTTTTGGTCTCAAGACTTTTCCTCAGTTGATATGTTCTGCTATGCCGAGAGTTTTTTTCTTCGCTTCTTTCATGCCGTAGAACCTGCTGTGAACTTCTGATGTTAGTGGTTTCTTTAATTGAAATCGTTGCTGTGGGAAGCCCTGGCATTATCTTTAAAAAAAAGTCAAGATAAGTTCTAAACAAGTGCCACTGAAGAAACGCACAAACTCGATTGTGTGAATTACGAGTTTATGACCTTTACAATATATAATGCAACATAACTGAAACCAAGAAATTATATACATTAAAAACTGAGGAATCACTTGTTTTGAACAG from Triticum aestivum cultivar Chinese Spring chromosome 3B, IWGSC CS RefSeq v2.1, whole genome shotgun sequence includes these protein-coding regions:
- the LOC123070866 gene encoding uncharacterized protein; translated protein: MASSAAGAGKSLIQTFRKFFKKPWEITGPCSSPEYRSAVPGALEYRQTCPATLREDSLRAVIPTSDPETVFDIKYYPRDCRRNRPPVRRTLLRKPDLERYMAAKQFDPAKDFPVPYVNSAVEYSEVGGGYTK